A region of Homo sapiens chromosome X, GRCh38.p14 Primary Assembly DNA encodes the following proteins:
- the ZMAT1 gene encoding zinc finger matrin-type protein 1 isoform X5 produces MRTYVCHICSIAFTSLDMFRSHMQGSEHQIKESIVINLVKNSRKTQDSYQNECADYINVQKARGLEAKTCFRKMEESSLETRRYREVVDSRPRHRMFEQRLPFETFRTYAAPYNISQAMEKQLPHSKKTYDSFQDELEDYIKVQKARGLDPKTCFRKMRENSVDTHGYREMVDSGPRSRMCEQRFSHEASQTYQRPYHISPVESQLPQWLPTHSKRTYDSFQDELEDYIKVQKARGLEPKTCFRKIGDSSVETHRNREMVDVRPRHRMLEQKLPCETFQTYSGPYSISQVVENQLPHCLPAHDSKQRLDSISYCQLTRDCFPEKPVPLSLNQQENNSGSYSVESEVYKHLSSENNTADHQAGHKRKHQKRKRHLEEGKERPEKEQSKHKRKKSYEDTDLDKDKSIRQRKREEDRVKVSSGKLKHRKKKKSHDVPSEKEERKHRKEKKKSVEERTEEEMLWDESILGF; encoded by the exons ATGAGAACCTATGTTTGCCATATTTGTAGTATTGCTTTTACATCTTTAGATATGTTCCGGTCCCACATGCAAGGAAGTGAACATCAAATTAA AGAATCCATTGTTATCAATCTAGTGAAGAATTCAAGGAAGACACAAGACTCTTACCAAAATGAGTGTGCAGATTACATCAATGTGCAGAAAGCCAGAGGACTAGAGGCCAAGACTTGTTTCAGAAAGATGGAAGAGAGTTCTTTGGAAACCCGTAGATACAGAGAAGTGGTCGATTCCAGACCCAGACATAGAATGTTTGAACAAAGACTCCCATTTGAGACTTTCCGGACATACGCAGCACCATACAATATTTCACAAGCAATGGAAAAGCAGTTACCTCattcaaagaagacatatgacTCTTTCCAAGATGAACTTGAAGATTACATCAAAGTACAGAAAGCCAGAGGACTAGATCCAAAGACTTGTTTCAGAAAGATGAGAGAGAACTCTGTGGATACTCATGGGTACAGAGAAATGGTTGATTCTGGACCCAGATCAAGAATGTGTGAGCAAAGATTTTCACATGAGGCTTCCCAGACCTACCAACGACCATACCATATTTCACCAGTGGAAAGCCAGTTACCTCAGTGGCTACCAACCCATTCAAAGAGGACATATGATTCTTTCCAAGATGAACTTGAAGATTACATAAAAGTGCAGAAAGCCAGAGGACTAGAGCCAAAAACTTGTTTCAGAAAGATAGGAGATAGCTCTGTAGAAACACACAGGAACAGAGAAATGGTTGATGTCAGACCCAGACATAGAATGTTGGAGCAAAAGCTCCCATGTGAGACTTTCCAGACCTATTCAGGACCATATAGTATTTCACAAGTAGTGGAAAACCAGTTACCTCATTGCTTACCAGCTCATGATAGCAAACAGAGACTAGATTCTATTAGCTACTGTCAACTCACCAGAGACTGTTTCCCAGAAAAACCAGTACCCTTGAGCCTTAATCAGCAAGAAAATAACTCTGGCTCATACAGTGTAGAATCTGAAGTTTACAAGCACCTCTCTTCAGAAAACAATACTGCTGACCATCAAGCAGGTCATAAACGGAAACATCAGAAGAGAAAACGACACCTAGAAGAAGGCAAAGAAAGGCCAGAGAAAGAGCAGTCCAagcataaaaggaaaaagagttaTGAAGATACAGATTTAGACAAAGACAAGAGCATCagacaaaggaaaagagaggaggatAGAGTCAAGGTCAGTTCAGGAAAGCTTAAGcatcgaaaaaagaaaaaaagccatgaTGTACCCTCCGAGAAAGAAGAACGTAagcacaggaaagagaaaaagaaatctgttgaAGAAAGGACAGAAGAGGAAATGCTTTGGGATGAGTCTATTCTTGGATTTTGa